In Leptospira saintgironsiae, one genomic interval encodes:
- a CDS encoding transglycosylase domain-containing protein has translation MNIKDRILGILAALLQYSRTNWRSIIKVSVISGIVILSFLIGGSYVVWLTKQEEVARNLETFQREVSDAYDPNEIKPIRILDKNGKLIGEFSRRKFRPIRTDNLANHGNIIWALLSSEDRDFYEHNGVNFTALLRAIIVNLTTFQKQGGSTLTQQLAKLTLDLGARNVFNKLTEFYCTFYLESKFDKNTILAMYLNRIFLGEGNTGVEEASRYYFNKPAYELTPAEAALLVGTIPAPSNYNAVRNPKIALKRQKMVMTVMGKNQNLHPNPKSIERDFEKKVDANIRKFRSFYVVEETKEEEDKVVITSEIGKYGFDKDFTINLASDFNFGVRQFVIENFSEIDLESRGMNVYTTLDYDKQEAAERSLREGIEAVRKKLSEDKANYLKAGKTEEASKQNKIIENMNGSLISINPTNGYVEAMVGSYKISNIFRLNRAVSAVRQPGSVIKGLVYLMAFEKRIATPTSIVVDEPIKIRGYAPKNWYKGHRGAMQTRTAFAQSVNTIAVKFMDEIGVGDFIHTLGKILDLDSSELSRRFQHNLTLALGSGELSPKELATVYATIANNGKKVKPVEILRITDFEGSELYVNLLPDPKEAEQILDPVACAMTLNLLEAVVSEEGTLKIALKEGEKFPLGGKTGTVQSPKEAQKRWGSRKGVRDVWFAGVNPNLVTAVWVGNDLGAPFPGSGSGTSGSIWFRYVSHVARTLGFGDSLITPFNGDYVKVDICAETGGLLSNEAECKHPLYGQYYYVGDQPGGGAATPTVTATEGATSTNGTEEALSGEDAVELELPEAKEDPNDD, from the coding sequence ATGAACATCAAAGATCGTATCCTTGGAATTTTAGCTGCACTCCTCCAATATTCTAGAACAAACTGGAGATCCATTATCAAAGTCTCGGTAATTTCCGGGATCGTAATCCTTTCATTTCTAATAGGAGGATCCTATGTTGTGTGGCTCACCAAACAAGAAGAAGTCGCCCGTAATTTGGAAACTTTCCAGAGAGAAGTTTCAGATGCGTACGATCCAAATGAGATCAAACCAATTCGTATCTTGGATAAAAATGGAAAATTGATCGGAGAATTCTCTCGCAGAAAATTCAGACCGATTCGCACTGATAATTTAGCAAATCATGGAAATATAATATGGGCCCTACTCAGTTCCGAGGACAGAGATTTTTACGAACATAATGGTGTAAATTTTACTGCGTTACTTAGAGCGATCATAGTAAACCTAACTACTTTCCAAAAACAAGGTGGTTCCACTCTCACCCAACAGTTAGCAAAGCTCACTTTGGATTTAGGAGCTCGAAATGTATTTAATAAACTCACCGAATTTTACTGCACATTCTATTTAGAGAGCAAATTCGATAAGAATACGATCTTAGCTATGTATCTAAACCGTATCTTCTTGGGAGAAGGTAACACAGGAGTAGAAGAAGCTTCCCGTTATTATTTTAATAAACCCGCATACGAGTTAACTCCTGCAGAAGCGGCACTTCTTGTGGGAACAATTCCGGCTCCTTCTAACTATAATGCTGTTAGGAATCCTAAGATAGCTCTCAAAAGACAGAAGATGGTGATGACCGTTATGGGCAAAAACCAAAACCTTCATCCAAATCCTAAATCTATTGAAAGAGATTTTGAGAAGAAGGTAGATGCGAATATCCGCAAATTCAGATCATTCTATGTGGTAGAGGAAACCAAGGAAGAAGAGGATAAAGTAGTCATCACTTCCGAGATAGGAAAGTACGGATTTGATAAAGATTTTACAATCAACTTAGCTTCTGACTTTAATTTTGGTGTCCGCCAATTCGTGATCGAGAATTTTTCGGAGATCGATCTGGAAAGCCGCGGCATGAATGTGTATACCACATTGGATTACGATAAACAAGAAGCAGCAGAACGTTCTCTCAGAGAAGGAATCGAAGCAGTTCGCAAAAAACTTTCCGAAGATAAAGCTAATTATCTAAAAGCCGGCAAAACAGAAGAAGCTTCCAAACAAAACAAGATCATTGAAAACATGAACGGAAGTTTAATCTCCATTAATCCTACAAACGGATATGTAGAAGCAATGGTTGGTAGTTACAAAATTTCTAATATATTTAGATTAAACCGTGCAGTTTCTGCGGTAAGACAACCAGGTTCTGTGATCAAGGGACTTGTATATCTGATGGCATTCGAAAAAAGGATCGCAACTCCAACTTCTATCGTTGTGGATGAGCCAATCAAGATCAGAGGTTATGCCCCAAAAAACTGGTACAAAGGCCATAGAGGAGCGATGCAAACCAGAACTGCATTTGCTCAGTCTGTAAACACAATTGCAGTCAAGTTCATGGATGAAATTGGCGTTGGTGATTTTATCCATACTCTTGGAAAAATTTTGGATCTCGATAGTTCAGAGTTGAGCAGAAGGTTCCAACATAATCTTACATTAGCACTCGGCTCCGGAGAATTATCTCCTAAAGAGCTGGCAACAGTATACGCAACAATTGCAAATAACGGTAAAAAAGTAAAACCTGTGGAGATCTTAAGGATTACTGACTTCGAAGGATCGGAACTTTATGTAAACCTTCTACCTGATCCAAAAGAAGCAGAACAAATTTTAGACCCTGTTGCTTGTGCCATGACCTTAAACTTACTAGAAGCAGTTGTCTCTGAAGAAGGTACACTCAAGATCGCATTAAAAGAAGGAGAAAAATTTCCACTCGGTGGAAAAACAGGAACAGTTCAATCTCCTAAAGAAGCACAAAAACGTTGGGGCTCCAGAAAAGGTGTAAGGGACGTTTGGTTTGCGGGTGTGAATCCAAATTTAGTCACTGCAGTTTGGGTAGGTAACGATTTAGGTGCACCTTTCCCTGGTTCCGGATCAGGGACAAGTGGTTCTATTTGGTTTAGATATGTTTCTCATGTAGCCAGAACATTAGGATTTGGTGATAGTCTAATTACTCCATTTAATGGAGATTATGTGAAAGTGGATATCTGCGCAGAGACCGGCGGACTTTTATCTAACGAAGCAGAATGTAAACATCCACTTTATGGACAGTATTATTATGTGGGAGACCAACCTGGTGGAGGTGCGGCAACTCCTACAGTTACCGCAACGGAGGGCGCGACTTCTACAAATGGTACTGAAGAAGCGCTTTCTGGAGAAGACGCAGTAGAATTAGAACTTCCTGAAGCTAAGGAAGATCCGAACGACGATTAG
- a CDS encoding class I SAM-dependent methyltransferase has protein sequence MEDLPYKKEISLRHHSFPAKTDIWPKVRLLFGREGIPTDLSHLYLNEHGESWANLGYWENTKEYGTACANLAEHLGTLAGLDSDSKLLDLGFGCGDQFRIWENIFGVNVSNIYGINISKTQIEFAKRRYEGRSSSPNLILGSTEGLTEFEDKTFDVVIALDSLYFIPNRNRLVGEIYRILRPGGVFVSAEILFSDRKISYWETFKRNLISKMAKMSSDLKKVEGIVSEYSALGFNFEVLERIDPFVFPGFSQFILEKIKSENKIPKRLAGRYEMLGEYFGSETIKKHFEYWVYKVRKPV, from the coding sequence ATGGAAGACCTGCCTTACAAAAAAGAAATTTCTCTTCGCCATCATTCTTTTCCTGCAAAGACGGATATCTGGCCCAAGGTCAGGCTATTATTTGGAAGAGAAGGAATTCCTACAGATCTATCTCATCTCTATTTGAACGAGCATGGAGAATCCTGGGCCAATCTGGGTTATTGGGAAAACACAAAAGAATACGGGACGGCTTGTGCAAATCTTGCAGAACATTTGGGAACATTAGCTGGATTGGATTCCGATTCTAAATTATTAGATCTTGGATTTGGATGCGGAGACCAATTTAGGATTTGGGAAAATATATTTGGAGTAAATGTTTCGAATATATACGGGATTAATATTTCCAAGACACAGATCGAATTTGCAAAAAGACGTTATGAAGGTAGAAGCAGTTCTCCCAATTTAATTTTAGGAAGTACAGAAGGTTTAACAGAATTCGAAGACAAAACCTTTGATGTGGTGATCGCCTTAGATAGTTTATATTTCATTCCGAACCGAAATAGATTGGTTGGGGAAATTTATAGGATCTTAAGACCGGGAGGAGTATTTGTATCTGCAGAGATATTATTCTCAGATCGAAAGATTTCGTATTGGGAAACTTTCAAAAGAAATTTGATCTCCAAAATGGCAAAAATGTCTTCTGATCTTAAAAAGGTAGAAGGTATCGTCTCAGAATATTCTGCCTTAGGTTTTAACTTCGAAGTTTTAGAAAGAATAGATCCTTTTGTATTCCCTGGATTTTCTCAATTTATATTAGAAAAAATTAAATCAGAAAACAAAATCCCAAAACGACTCGCGGGAAGATACGAGATGCTAGGAGAATACTTCGGTTCCGAAACAATCAAAAAACATTTTGAATATTGGGTCTATAAAGTCAGAAAACCTGTTTAG
- a CDS encoding NAD(P)-binding protein — protein sequence MKIAVIGSGIAGLSASWYLGKEHEVSLIEKHPLVGMDAHGTDLFSNGHSIRVDVPFRAFKRNYYPCLLDLYKEAGIEVRPVDYSFSLNYGDGTTYFGFSTLGIGGNFVPIPYWVCFSNKTSRRIFSDAIRFYEESERELQSLEGEQLTISQFLSRFGYSVEFEDLYLIPMFSTINTCTSESAKNYPAEVVIGYHSSGLKFLRFLTPEKGTRDVTEKLSKRASSVRLSTDPKKIVLEKDKVKLVFENGEELFDRVVVAAPANQTISILPDEYSKEKALLSRLRYEASEVVVHSDEKFMPKQKRHWAPMCFSLSQDSSTATATILLNKVLPSMKGKAVFQTWNPLVEPNEKDFISRSKFERPVIDIASRKILEELKELQELPGKKVLLCGSYAKYGMPLLEAGVSTSLDVKRWIEDSLRS from the coding sequence ATGAAAATAGCGGTCATCGGTAGCGGAATCGCCGGCTTAAGCGCATCTTGGTATTTGGGCAAAGAACATGAAGTCTCTCTTATAGAAAAACATCCTCTGGTCGGTATGGATGCTCACGGTACTGATCTTTTCTCCAACGGGCATTCTATCCGAGTTGATGTTCCCTTCCGAGCATTTAAACGAAATTATTATCCCTGTCTTTTGGATCTGTACAAAGAAGCAGGAATCGAAGTAAGACCTGTAGATTATTCGTTTTCTTTAAACTACGGAGATGGCACTACATATTTCGGTTTTTCTACTTTGGGCATCGGAGGCAATTTTGTTCCGATCCCATATTGGGTTTGTTTTTCTAATAAAACTTCTAGACGTATTTTTTCGGATGCGATCCGCTTTTACGAAGAATCAGAAAGAGAACTCCAATCATTAGAGGGAGAACAACTTACAATTTCTCAATTCTTAAGCAGATTCGGTTATTCTGTAGAGTTCGAAGATCTATATCTGATCCCAATGTTTTCCACAATCAATACCTGTACTTCTGAAAGTGCTAAAAATTATCCTGCAGAAGTTGTGATAGGTTATCATTCTAGTGGTTTAAAGTTCTTAAGATTTTTAACCCCAGAAAAAGGGACTAGAGATGTTACGGAAAAACTTTCTAAAAGAGCTTCCTCTGTTCGTTTAAGCACTGATCCCAAAAAAATCGTTTTAGAAAAAGATAAAGTAAAACTGGTTTTTGAGAATGGAGAAGAACTTTTCGACAGAGTGGTGGTTGCTGCCCCGGCCAATCAAACAATTTCAATTCTTCCCGACGAATATTCAAAGGAGAAGGCTTTACTTTCCAGACTTAGATATGAGGCTTCTGAAGTAGTAGTTCATTCTGACGAAAAATTTATGCCCAAACAGAAAAGACATTGGGCACCTATGTGTTTTTCTCTTTCACAAGATAGTTCCACTGCGACAGCTACTATTCTTCTAAACAAGGTTCTCCCTTCTATGAAAGGTAAGGCTGTATTCCAAACTTGGAATCCACTCGTAGAACCAAATGAAAAAGATTTTATCAGCAGATCCAAATTTGAAAGACCTGTGATAGATATCGCCTCCAGAAAGATCTTAGAAGAGTTGAAAGAATTACAAGAACTTCCAGGCAAAAAAGTATTACTCTGCGGTTCTTACGCTAAATATGGAATGCCACTTTTAGAAGCAGGAGTTTCCACTTCTTTAGATGTTAAACGATGGATAGAAGATTCTCTTAGATCTTAA
- a CDS encoding OmpA family protein, with protein sequence MNRLLSVFLSSIFLFFSSDLLAEEKIIEGKLLQFGRMLGTGNEFIQVLSNDLSPELSRLHNQTIRVLCQMRGENCDPIRYETYPFSESKGLADWTLKRIPNYVNRGYFAFNPTVTPDGQSIFWTVYSSKGKSGTQRIWFAEKDDRGFWRDGKEMPSPLNNDLNSAVIAVLPSNNELFVFGSFGDDEATHKIQVEFQEKREELKRNTRDEMEFRLKEEQLAYEYLRKINLLQNKATVPLYKSYKEKGSWSYPKAINFPEFSNIYLKNNTSVFGGSTLSSSGRILIYSVQQPDSYGKLDLYVSIQKADGSFTLGKNLGDIVNTSSEETAPFLAGDDRTLYFCSDGHKGLSVYVTKRIGEGWDNWTKPVEVSANLKGVNFFSIPVNSDWAYVSKEGQLYMAYLPRDFRPNPVVVINGKVLDEEGNPLSAEIHYESLTRLEKRGSAKSDSKTGSFSLVLPYGEKYGFYAEKSGHLSVSRNIDLTESKQEDAKLDVEFRLPALAVGRQILLNNLFFETNKFEISKDSEPELDRLGIFLKSNPKLKISVEGHTDNVGKKERNLELSENRAKAVADYLISKHGIDGERVRTQGFGDSQPISSNDNASDRQRNRRVVLQIVD encoded by the coding sequence ATGAACCGGCTTCTTTCTGTTTTTCTTTCTTCTATCTTTCTATTTTTCTCTTCAGATCTTCTTGCGGAAGAAAAAATTATCGAAGGTAAACTTCTTCAATTTGGTAGAATGTTGGGTACAGGCAACGAGTTCATCCAAGTACTTTCCAATGATCTGAGTCCTGAACTTTCCAGACTTCATAACCAAACAATTCGTGTTCTTTGCCAGATGAGGGGAGAAAATTGCGACCCGATACGTTATGAGACCTACCCTTTTTCCGAATCTAAGGGCCTAGCAGATTGGACTTTGAAAAGAATTCCAAATTATGTGAACAGAGGTTATTTCGCTTTTAATCCTACCGTAACTCCTGATGGACAATCTATCTTTTGGACTGTGTATTCTAGCAAAGGTAAATCAGGCACTCAAAGGATTTGGTTTGCGGAGAAGGATGACAGAGGTTTCTGGAGAGATGGTAAAGAAATGCCTTCTCCTTTGAATAATGATCTGAACTCTGCGGTGATCGCAGTTCTTCCGAGTAATAATGAATTATTCGTTTTCGGTTCTTTCGGTGATGACGAGGCCACTCATAAAATACAAGTAGAGTTCCAAGAAAAAAGAGAAGAGTTAAAAAGAAACACAAGAGACGAAATGGAATTTCGTTTAAAGGAAGAACAACTCGCTTACGAATATCTTCGCAAAATAAATCTACTCCAAAATAAGGCAACTGTTCCATTATATAAAAGTTATAAAGAGAAAGGAAGTTGGTCCTACCCTAAGGCGATTAATTTTCCTGAGTTTTCTAATATATATTTAAAAAATAATACTTCGGTTTTCGGCGGTTCCACTCTATCTTCTTCCGGAAGGATCTTGATCTATTCTGTCCAACAACCTGATTCTTATGGCAAATTGGATCTTTACGTAAGTATTCAAAAGGCGGATGGTTCCTTCACTCTTGGTAAAAACTTAGGGGATATTGTGAATACTTCTTCTGAGGAAACTGCTCCATTTTTAGCAGGAGATGATAGAACTCTTTATTTCTGTAGCGATGGTCATAAGGGACTTTCCGTATATGTGACAAAAAGAATTGGAGAAGGTTGGGATAATTGGACTAAACCAGTTGAGGTCTCTGCCAATCTAAAAGGTGTAAACTTCTTCTCTATTCCAGTAAATAGTGACTGGGCTTACGTAAGCAAAGAAGGTCAGTTATACATGGCCTATCTACCTCGCGATTTCCGACCAAACCCTGTTGTCGTTATCAACGGTAAAGTTTTGGACGAAGAAGGAAATCCATTAAGTGCGGAAATACATTACGAATCTTTAACACGTTTAGAAAAAAGAGGAAGCGCTAAAAGTGATTCTAAAACCGGTTCATTTAGTCTAGTTCTTCCTTATGGCGAAAAATACGGTTTTTATGCGGAGAAGTCTGGCCATCTTTCCGTTTCCAGAAATATTGATCTTACAGAATCCAAACAAGAAGATGCTAAGTTGGATGTTGAATTTCGTCTTCCTGCTCTGGCAGTCGGCAGACAAATCCTTCTGAACAATTTATTTTTTGAGACAAACAAATTTGAGATCTCCAAAGACTCTGAACCTGAATTGGATCGTTTAGGGATTTTTTTAAAATCGAATCCTAAACTCAAAATCTCTGTAGAAGGTCATACAGATAACGTAGGTAAAAAAGAACGTAACCTGGAACTTTCCGAAAACAGAGCAAAAGCTGTGGCAGATTATTTGATTTCCAAACATGGAATCGATGGCGAAAGAGTTCGGACCCAAGGTTTTGGGGACAGCCAACCAATTTCCTCCAATGACAACGCTTCCGACCGTCAAAGGAATAGAAGAGTTGTATTACAGATCGTCGACTGA
- a CDS encoding DoxX family protein — translation MENLDAKTISLWIMATIYTIAGILHFVIPKFYMRIMPPWIPYHKLMVQFSGIAEIALGLGLFFPQTKVLAAWGVVFLLIAVFPANVYHFQSRTRKDPPTWALILRLPLQLLLIYWAYTFTY, via the coding sequence ATGGAAAACCTAGACGCTAAAACTATCAGTCTCTGGATCATGGCGACCATATATACGATCGCCGGTATTCTTCATTTTGTGATCCCTAAATTTTATATGAGGATCATGCCACCTTGGATTCCTTATCATAAACTTATGGTCCAATTCAGCGGTATTGCAGAGATCGCTTTAGGACTCGGGCTATTCTTTCCTCAAACCAAAGTGTTAGCAGCTTGGGGAGTGGTCTTTCTTTTGATCGCTGTGTTTCCAGCTAACGTCTACCACTTTCAATCAAGAACCAGAAAGGATCCTCCTACTTGGGCCTTAATTTTAAGGCTTCCTTTGCAATTACTTCTGATTTACTGGGCTTACACTTTTACGTATTAA
- a CDS encoding SDR family NAD(P)-dependent oxidoreductase: MKQTILVTGASSGIGLLLANKLHQSGHTVIGTSRNPEEHSSKLPFKLLELDISSDSSIESFPKRLFSQIQSLDVLINNAGYLVSGLAEETPIDLGKQQFETNFWGTVKLTNQLLPYFRKQRYGKIITVGSILGLIGLPNVSYYSASKHSLEGYFKVLRFELKDFNIKVSMVEPMGFKTNIGTSAVRSKVQIEDYDLLRKQTAAFSKETFDKAPTPEPVVNTVVEIINQKDPKFNFPVGQGASFILTMQHYAYKAFESSIMKRLHKAKS; this comes from the coding sequence ATGAAACAGACAATTTTAGTAACAGGAGCTTCTTCAGGCATTGGGCTCCTTCTTGCCAATAAACTCCACCAGAGCGGTCATACCGTCATCGGCACAAGCCGCAATCCAGAAGAACATAGTTCTAAATTACCTTTTAAATTATTAGAATTAGATATTTCTTCGGACAGTTCAATTGAATCCTTCCCGAAACGGCTATTCAGTCAGATTCAAAGTTTAGATGTCCTCATAAACAACGCAGGTTATTTGGTATCAGGTCTTGCCGAGGAAACCCCTATTGATCTAGGTAAACAACAATTCGAGACAAATTTTTGGGGAACAGTAAAACTCACCAATCAATTGCTGCCTTATTTCAGAAAACAAAGGTATGGAAAAATTATTACTGTAGGATCTATTCTAGGTTTAATCGGTCTTCCCAATGTTTCTTACTATTCGGCTTCGAAACATTCTTTGGAAGGTTATTTCAAAGTATTACGATTTGAATTAAAGGATTTTAATATAAAGGTCAGTATGGTTGAGCCGATGGGTTTCAAAACAAATATTGGCACGAGCGCCGTTAGATCAAAAGTACAAATTGAAGATTACGATCTACTTCGAAAACAAACCGCTGCATTCTCGAAAGAAACATTCGATAAAGCTCCTACTCCAGAACCGGTTGTAAACACTGTGGTAGAAATTATAAATCAAAAAGATCCAAAATTCAATTTCCCAGTTGGGCAAGGTGCTTCGTTTATTCTTACGATGCAACACTATGCGTATAAAGCTTTTGAGAGTTCGATCATGAAAAGACTACATAAAGCCAAATCATAA
- a CDS encoding winged helix-turn-helix transcriptional regulator, whose amino-acid sequence MLEGKKRSDCPISCSLDIWGDKWSLLIIRDLMFNKKRTYGDFLKSDEGIATNILASRLQSLEENGLIEKSEHPDSKAKVLYRLTQKGIDLLPVFVEIYMWAEKYFDIPKEIKVALKDVKKDKESFVRSMTKELKK is encoded by the coding sequence ATGTTAGAGGGAAAAAAAAGATCGGATTGTCCGATTAGTTGCTCCCTGGATATCTGGGGCGATAAGTGGTCGCTTCTCATTATTAGGGATCTTATGTTTAACAAAAAAAGGACTTACGGAGATTTCCTAAAGTCCGACGAGGGTATTGCTACAAATATCCTGGCATCTAGACTCCAATCCTTGGAAGAAAACGGTCTGATCGAAAAATCGGAACACCCAGATAGCAAAGCGAAAGTCCTTTATAGGCTTACACAAAAAGGCATCGATCTTTTGCCGGTATTTGTTGAGATCTATATGTGGGCGGAAAAGTATTTTGATATTCCAAAAGAAATCAAAGTCGCATTAAAAGATGTTAAGAAGGACAAAGAATCATTCGTAAGATCGATGACGAAAGAATTGAAAAAGTAA
- a CDS encoding glycosyltransferase family 4 protein — protein MLPSTYISSYPKAGPFRILVVTETFPPEINGVAKTLHRMLGDLLQRGHEIILVRPKQGHNDYATASNNYREVLVRGAKIPLYEDLRFGFPEKYLLRRLIELEKPDIVHVVTEGPLGWSAVRAARHVGIPIISDFRTNFHAYAKYYKFGFAGKLVHNYLKGLHNRTQMTLVPTAQIREQLTEQGYTNVQVVSRGIDSDLFHPARRNSKLKTEWGLKPSELGVLYVGRLAPEKNLDLLVRTFRRLQTRVPNAKLILVGDGPSKEKLQKENPDFIFRGMRKGKELAEHYATGDLFLFPSLTETFGNVIVEAMASGLPIVAYNYAAANQHLKHGKSALLSGFDKEEEFIEQSCLLAENKKLALKLGLAARKIAASCTWEDVTDSLEMTYSKLSLSKKKATKARKAIKLKVQMVRS, from the coding sequence ATGCTTCCATCGACATATATCAGTTCTTATCCTAAAGCGGGTCCCTTTCGAATTTTAGTGGTGACCGAAACATTTCCTCCTGAGATAAATGGAGTCGCCAAGACACTTCATAGAATGTTGGGTGATCTTTTGCAAAGAGGTCACGAGATAATTCTGGTCCGTCCAAAACAAGGTCATAATGATTACGCAACAGCGAGCAATAACTACAGAGAAGTTCTTGTAAGAGGGGCAAAAATCCCATTATACGAAGACTTAAGATTTGGATTTCCTGAAAAATACCTATTACGCAGATTAATCGAATTAGAAAAACCTGATATAGTACATGTGGTCACAGAAGGGCCACTCGGCTGGTCCGCAGTTAGAGCTGCCAGACATGTTGGAATTCCAATCATCAGCGATTTCAGGACAAATTTCCATGCATACGCAAAATATTATAAGTTTGGATTCGCAGGAAAACTGGTCCATAATTACCTAAAAGGACTTCATAATAGAACACAAATGACCTTGGTCCCGACTGCTCAGATCAGAGAACAGTTAACAGAACAAGGATATACAAATGTACAAGTGGTTTCCAGAGGGATTGACTCTGATCTATTCCATCCTGCTCGTAGGAATTCCAAACTAAAAACGGAATGGGGATTAAAACCTTCTGAACTTGGAGTTCTATACGTAGGAAGATTAGCTCCAGAAAAAAATCTAGATCTATTAGTAAGAACATTTCGCAGACTCCAAACAAGAGTTCCAAATGCAAAATTGATCTTAGTGGGAGATGGACCTTCTAAAGAAAAATTGCAAAAAGAAAATCCTGACTTCATATTCAGAGGAATGAGAAAAGGAAAAGAATTAGCAGAACATTATGCGACCGGGGATCTATTTTTGTTCCCAAGCCTAACAGAAACTTTCGGAAACGTAATCGTAGAAGCAATGGCATCTGGACTTCCAATCGTTGCTTATAACTACGCTGCCGCCAACCAACATCTCAAACACGGAAAATCCGCCCTACTCTCTGGTTTCGACAAAGAAGAAGAATTTATAGAACAGTCTTGCCTATTAGCAGAGAATAAAAAATTAGCTCTCAAACTTGGTCTCGCTGCAAGAAAGATCGCAGCTTCCTGTACCTGGGAAGATGTTACTGATTCTCTGGAGATGACTTACTCTAAACTTTCTCTTTCTAAGAAAAAAGCAACGAAAGCCAGGAAAGCAATTAAGTTGAAAGTGCAGATGGTTAGGAGCTAG
- a CDS encoding DUF5329 domain-containing protein, with translation MKKILFYLIITLSVFSLAPSFAAEPEDEIKTLVSSLDSCKGCVFIRNGSEHKLDEAKAHLLRKYDAAKSKITSTEDFIKGLASKSSITGTPYKIKFPDGKEVESEKWLTDKLNELRNPPPVAKPKKKK, from the coding sequence ATGAAAAAAATCCTATTTTATCTTATAATCACACTTTCAGTTTTTAGCCTTGCTCCAAGTTTCGCAGCAGAGCCTGAAGACGAAATCAAAACCTTGGTGTCTTCCTTAGATTCTTGCAAAGGTTGTGTTTTTATAAGAAACGGTTCGGAACATAAGCTGGACGAAGCAAAGGCTCATTTGCTCAGAAAATATGACGCGGCCAAAAGTAAGATAACTAGCACAGAAGATTTTATCAAAGGATTAGCAAGCAAATCCTCGATTACAGGAACTCCCTACAAGATCAAATTTCCTGACGGAAAGGAAGTAGAATCCGAAAAATGGCTGACTGACAAATTGAATGAATTGCGTAATCCTCCGCCTGTAGCCAAACCAAAAAAGAAAAAATAA
- a CDS encoding class II glutamine amidotransferase, with amino-acid sequence MCELLGMSANVPTDICFSFTGLVQRGGKTGPHKDGWGIAFYEGKGCRVFQDPRASADSQLAELVRTFPIKSNLVISHIRKANRGKVDLKNTHPFVRELWGYYWTFAHNGQLKGVKKQPLKDFAPVGTTDSEYAFCWLLSELKKKFKTRPKNETQLSQEIQKLLSKLGKKGVSNILISDSKYLYAYCSTKLVYITRHAPFGEAKLIDADLSIDFSKHTNPKDIVTVLATSPLTQDEIWTSFLPGEFQVWKEGKQWQRFSPDIK; translated from the coding sequence ATGTGCGAACTTTTGGGAATGAGTGCCAATGTTCCTACAGATATATGCTTCAGTTTCACCGGCCTTGTCCAAAGAGGCGGGAAAACCGGACCCCATAAAGATGGATGGGGGATCGCATTTTATGAAGGCAAAGGTTGCAGGGTCTTTCAAGATCCGCGAGCTAGTGCAGATTCTCAATTGGCGGAACTGGTCCGCACATTTCCTATCAAAAGTAATCTAGTCATTTCACATATCCGAAAAGCAAATCGTGGTAAGGTGGATCTGAAAAATACACATCCGTTCGTTCGAGAACTCTGGGGATATTATTGGACATTCGCTCATAACGGACAATTGAAAGGAGTGAAGAAACAACCATTAAAAGATTTTGCTCCGGTCGGAACCACTGACAGTGAATATGCTTTTTGTTGGCTACTTTCCGAATTAAAGAAGAAGTTTAAGACAAGACCTAAAAACGAAACACAACTCTCCCAGGAGATCCAAAAACTACTTTCCAAACTTGGCAAAAAGGGAGTTTCGAATATTCTAATTTCGGATTCTAAGTATTTATATGCGTATTGTTCGACAAAACTTGTTTATATAACAAGACATGCTCCATTTGGAGAAGCCAAACTTATAGATGCAGATCTAAGTATCGACTTTAGTAAACATACAAATCCGAAAGATATAGTTACAGTTTTAGCTACAAGTCCTTTGACCCAAGATGAAATTTGGACCAGTTTTTTACCTGGGGAATTTCAGGTATGGAAAGAAGGAAAACAATGGCAAAGATTTTCTCCTGATATTAAATAG